The following proteins are encoded in a genomic region of Populus nigra chromosome 16, ddPopNigr1.1, whole genome shotgun sequence:
- the LOC133675420 gene encoding uncharacterized protein LOC133675420, with protein sequence MAAARRINLNRLFSSLAPSSSSNTISKTWVIDTTPVRSEYTDRIVKLATQQLPQENQDQETVKKQEQEEITHQDSQNEEDDEDGGEYVNKETGEIGGPKGPEPTRFGDWERNGRCSDF encoded by the coding sequence ATGGCAGCAGCAAGAAGAATCAATCTGAACCGTCTGTTTTCATCACTagcaccatcatcatcatcaaacacCATCTCCAAAACTTGGGTCATAGACACAACCCCCGTTAGATCCGAATACACGGACCGAATCGTGAAGCTTGCAACCCAGCAGCTGccacaagaaaatcaagatcAAGAAACTGTCAAGAAACAAGAACAGGAAGAAATAACCCATCAAGATTCtcaaaatgaagaagatgatgaagatggtGGAGAGTATGTGAATAAAGAGACTGGTGAGATTGGTGGGCCGAAAGGACCTGAGCCTACTCGATTTGGTGATTGGGAACGCAATGGTCGTTGCTCtgatttttag
- the LOC133675182 gene encoding putative RING-H2 finger protein ATL21A: MVYSLKVISSISLFLTMISYLNIATSQNLCLRTACNRSEPVIRFPFRIQNRQSKACGYPGFDISCGSSNETMLELHSSGKFVVQAIDYATQEIWINDQGNCLADRILSLNLSGSPFIGLYYQSFTFFNCSSSDYRKYGLNPIACLSGSTYTVFATSSSTVVSSLQNGNSSCNLIRVVPVPVDWPFYQQISSSDLSEDLHLTWEEPDCGKCESRGGRCALKTNSSKVVCSNLPRHEFPRSAIYAITTAAGIPGALILLGLLCFICGRVRYCDRSSSESGGLPEVDSTVDTESVVIIAGLDRPTIESYPKIVLGESRRLPKPDDNTCSICLCEYKPKETLKTIPECKHCFHSDCIDEWLRLNASCPICRNSPERLPPAES, encoded by the exons ATGGTGTACTCTCTCAAAGTCATCTCCTCCATCTCCCTCTTCCTTACCATGATCTCCTATCTAAACATTGCAACAAGTCAAAACCTTTGCTTGAGGACTGCTTGTAACCGCAGCGAGCCAGTGATTCGATTCCCTTTTCGGATTCAAAATCGTCAATCGAAGGCATGTGGTTATCCAGGTTTTGACATATCCTGTGGTAGCTCCAATGAGACCATGCTAGAGCTACACTCTTCAGGAAAATTTGTTGTTCAAGCTATAGACTATGCCACACAAGAAATATGGATTAATGATCAGGGAAACTGCCTTGCCGATCGAATCCTTTCGCTTAATCTCTCTGGCTCTCCTTTTATTGGCCTCTACTATCAATCTTTCACGTTCTTTAATTGTTCATCTTCTGATTATAGGAAATACGGGCTAAATCCAATAGCTTGTCTTAGTGGCTCTACGTACACAGTTTTTGCTACATCTTCTTCAACGGTTGTAAGTTCTCTACAGAATGGGAATTCATCCTGTAATTTAATCAGGGTGGTTCCTGTTCCAGTTGACTGGCCATTTTATCAGCAAATTTCGTCCTCGGACCTTAGCGAGGACCTGCATCTCACTTGGGAAGAACCTGACTGCGGAAAGTGCGAGTCGAGGGGTGGACGGTGTGCCCTCAAGACCAATTCTAGTAAAGTTGTTTGCTCAAATCTTCCCCGTCATG AATTTCCAAGGTCAGCTATCTATGCCATCACCACAGCAGCTGGGATACCAGGGGCATTAATCCTACTAGGTCTCCTATGTTTCATCTGTGGCAGGGTCAGATACTGTGATAGAAGCAGCAGCGAATCAGGCGGTCTACCGGAAGTCGATTCCACGGTTGATACAGAATCTGTAGTTATTATTGCTGGGTTGGATAGACCAACAATAGAGTCCTATCCCAAGATAGTCCTTGGCGAGAGCAGAAGGTTGCCTAAGCCTGATGACAACACTTGCTCAATATGCTTGTGTGAGTACAAGCCTAAGGAGACGCTCAAGACAATTCCTGAATGCAAGCATTGCTTCCATTCTGATTGCATTGATGAATGGCTTCGGTTGAATGCTTCTTGTCCCATCTGCAGAAATTCTCCTGAAAGACTGCCACCAGCTGAATCTTGA